The Candidatus Binatia bacterium DNA segment GCTCGCACCGCAAATGCGCTCCTCGCGGGTCTTGCTGACGTCGGCCAGAGCGGAGCTGTTCACTGCCTTCAGCGGTGCGAGCATCCGCTGCATGCCGGGGGAAAGCGCATCGTAGGCCACGTACATGTTTGCGTACAGGGTGTCGCCACCCGCCGGAGGGATCTCGCGAGCGATCAGCATCGTCCCCATCGGCGGTTGCTCGAGGTAGACGGTGTCGGAGTGCCAGATGCCGCCGAAGTTCACCTTCTCGTGAGGCAGCTTCGTGACGGCAATGATCTCGGGATGCTCGTCGAGCCCCCGCACGAAGGGGTACCGGTCCGGCGTGCCGATCCGACGGGCGAACGCGAGGAAGCGATCGTCGTCGAGCGGCTGGTCACAAAAGAACACCACGAGATGCTCGAGCCACGCTCGGCGAATCTCGTCGAAGACCTCCTTGTCGAGATCCCCGGACAGATCGACACCGGAGATCTCCGCCCCGAGTGCCGCGTCCATCGGCGTCACCTCAATCTTTCGATACGGCACGACCTCGGGACTCGACCGGTGGGCCGCCATCACGCCCCCCTCGCCCCCTTGCCAGTTCCGGCCTCCTCACGCAGTCGAGCGCGAAGGTCCACCTTCCGGATCTTGCCTGCCGCCGTGCGAGGAAAGTCGCTGACGATACGAATCTCCTCGGGCCACTTCTGGCGCGCGAGGCCACTCGTCTCGAGATGCGCCTGAATCGACCCGAGGTCGACGGGCTCGACGTTCGCGTCCATCCGAATGACCGCGCAGGCATGCTCACCCAACCG contains these protein-coding regions:
- a CDS encoding TauD/TfdA family dioxygenase, coding for MAAHRSSPEVVPYRKIEVTPMDAALGAEISGVDLSGDLDKEVFDEIRRAWLEHLVVFFCDQPLDDDRFLAFARRIGTPDRYPFVRGLDEHPEIIAVTKLPHEKVNFGGIWHSDTVYLEQPPMGTMLIAREIPPAGGDTLYANMYVAYDALSPGMQRMLAPLKAVNSSALADVSKTREERICGASDQEASRQVFEAVHPVVRTHSETGRKALYVNVAHTARFEGMTEEESRPLLEFLFRHQVREEYTCRFRWSVGAIALWDNRCAQHNPMNDYHGYKRVLHRITLRGNRPV